In a single window of the Cucumis melo cultivar AY chromosome 11, USDA_Cmelo_AY_1.0, whole genome shotgun sequence genome:
- the LOC103497717 gene encoding gibberellin 20-oxidase-like protein, whose protein sequence is MSVSKASVELPILDISQPLSPSSLSSLADACKKWGFFHIKNHGISKEIYDKLHSFSNEIFSLPLETKLKIGPLSSLNTYTPHFIASPFFETLRVSGPNFLASAQNSAEFLFNQKSSHQFSEILQEYGEKMTELSRKIIKNVLLSFGEGFEKKYHEPHFKNCHGYLRINNYTPPETLEDDEEAEGLGMHTDMSCVTIVYQDQTGGLQVKSSEGKWVDINPCEESEALVVNIGDLLQAWSNDRLRSSEHRVVLRRPAINRFSIAFFWGFEDEKVVSAPKELVGEGGKRMYKPFVCSDYLKFRENDERGKFEKVGFTVRDFAGKIINK, encoded by the exons TGTCTGTATCTAAGGCCTCAGTGGAACTCCCCATTTTAGACATTTCTCAGCCTTTGTctccttcttctctttcttcactAGCCGATGCTTGCAAAAAATGGGGGTTTTTCCACATCAAAAACCATGGGATCTCCAAAGAAATCTACGACAAACTCCATTCCTTCTCCAATGAGATTTTCAGCCTCCCTTTAGAAACCAAGCTCAAAATTGGCCCCCTCTCTTCCTTAAACACTTACACACCCCATTTCATAGCCTCCCCATTCTTTGAAACCCTCAGAGTCTCTGGTCCAAACTTCTTAGCCTCTGCTCAGAATTCAGCAGAATTCCTCTTTAACCAAAAGAGCTCTCACCAGTTCAG TGAGATATTGCAAGAATATGGAGAAAAAATGACAGAGCTATCAAGGAAAATTATAAAGAACGTACTGCTGAGCTTTGGTGAAGGTTTTGAGAAGAAATACCATGAACCCCATTTCAAGAATTGCCATGGATATCTGAGAATAAACAACTACACACCTCCGGAAACCTTGGAAGACGATGAAGAAGCAGAAGGACTTGGAATGCATACAGATATGAGCTGCGTGACCATTGTGTACCAAGATCAAACAGGTGGTCTGCAAGTGAAATCAAGCGAAGGGAAATGGGTTGACATAAACCCATGTGAAGAATCAGAAGCACTGGTGGTGAATATTGGCGACTTGCTTCAAGCTTGGAGCAACGACAGGCTGAGGTCGTCGGAGCACAGAGTGGTTTTGAGGCGGCCGGCGATCAATCGATTCTCGATTGCTTTCTTTTGGGGTTTTGAGGACGAGAAGGTGGTGTCAGCGCCAAAGGAGTTGGTCGGAGAGGGCGGTAAGAGGATGTATAAGCCATTTGTCTGCTCGGATTATTTGAAGTTCAGGGAGAATGATGAAAGAGGGAAATTTGAAAAGGTTGGTTTCACCGTGAGAGACTTTGCTgggaaaataattaataaatga